The nucleotide sequence ATGTGGACATACCgcattttgtttctccatttatcAGTGGATGCACACGTGAgctgttttcatctttattatgaataatgctgcatgcACATTCATGTAgagatttttgtgtggacataagtttacATTCCTCTTAGATATGTACCCAAGAGTGGAGTTGccccttctgggctcaagtggtatCTTCCAGGAGTATCTCTGTTTAACATTTTGACAAACTGCCAAACTTTCTCAAAGCAGTTGCACCATTTTTGAATCTACCAGCAAAATCTGAGAggtcccatttctccacatccttaccactgtttcattttgtttttaagacaaagtcttgctctgtcacccaggctggagtgcagtggtgcaatctgagctcactgcaacctctgcctcttgggctcacgccattctcctgcctcagcctcccgagtagctgggactacaggtgcatgtcaccctgcccggctaatttttgtatttttagtagagacagggtttcaccatgttggccagggtggtctcgaactcctgacctcaggtgatctgcccacctcagcctcccaaagtgctaggattacaggcgtgagccactgcgcctagcctgttccatttttataacttctatttctttgctgagatttcAATTTTTCCACTTATTTCAAGAGCATTTGCAATTTGTTGTGGAAACATTTTTATGATGCCTGTTTTAAAATCCTTGTCAGATAATTCTGACACCTGACTCTTCCTGGTGCCGCCCTTAGTTGGTTATCTCTTACTGAAATGGTCATGTCCCTGGGTCTTCATATGATGAGTGATTCTTAACTGTATCTTCTCTCAAGGGTTTTCATTCCAACGACAGTTCAGTTCTCAGAGTTCTTGCAAAGCTCTTCCGTGTCATTCTTCTGGTGCTGCTGGGACTCCCACTCAAACCCTAatcctacccctacccctaactCTGCTAGTGCCATCTGCCGGCACAGAGGACACCTCCTTGGCTGTCTGGGGCCACTGCCTTCTGTGGTGGTGGCATGGCTGAAGCCGACGGGCCCGGGTGGAGGGCAGAGACGCAGGGCTTCACTGATGCTGTGCTGTGGGCAGGTTGGACCACCTGCCTGATGGTTGGGTCTAGTCCCATCAGCAGCTTGATCAGTGTGGGAGGAAACCCACAGCCTGCACCCTCCCCATGTCTGGTGATGCTCAGGCCAGCAAGGCATTGGCTGCTCTGCTCACGGATGAGAGGCAGAGCTGCTGATTCACTCTGGAAAGGCTGTGGCTGTCCCCATTGGACCCTGGAGGTCCTTGGCAGCTCCCACTTCTGTATATGTGACTCTGGGCTGTGACCTCCGCCATTGCCCCAGCTAAGCAGCGAGAGCTTGCTGAAGCCCAGAGGGTTGTGGGACCATGAGGGCAGCTCTCTGGACCCTGGGACTCGGGCCCCTTCTTCTCAATCTCTGGGCAGTCCCCATTGGTAAGTTTCTGCTTCCTTCATCCATGGAACTTTCTGGAGGCAGCAGCTCTGTTGATGCCCAGGCCCCGGGGCATGAGGGTCCCTGCAGTGACCTGCCGTCTGCCTGGGTCTCACTCAGCCCAGAGTGGGTGGGACatgctggggcaggagggaggtgaCTCCACATGGCCGGATCCCTGTGACCTCAGGGCCCCCAGACCCTAGCCCCGCTGCTCGGAACCCAGGGTTCAGGGCTGGGTCAGGCCCTGGATAAAATGAGGGACACGGCCCAGTGTCTGGTCCCAATGACCCTGATCAACAGAGTCGTGAGGGGTCCTGCGGGGGCTGCTGCATCCACGTGCCCTGGAGCAGGGCTGAGGTCctgggaaggaggtgggagggttgGCTGCATCTGGCAGTGAGGTTGAGCATGGGGTCCCATGGAGATGCTGCACCCAGGTGGGGACACTGGGGTGTGAAGCCATGTGGAAGGGCTGCTGGGTCAGGGGCAGGGAGGTGTAGAGAGGGGGGTCTAGCTAGAAGGAACAGCAGGAGAGGCTGGAGGTGAGAGGGAGCCCCGGGGACCTGCGTACGTGGGCATGGAGCCATGATGTGAGTGTGGGgctgggcaggaggcaggggagggtgCCCTTGAGGCTGAGGAACACTTCACTGTCAGGGCTGGTCCAGGTGCCCAGCAGGGCGGTGACCTGGTGCTGGACGGAGCCGCACCCCCAGCGGTGGGGTGGGAGTCTGTGGGCAGCTGCAGAAAGCGCAGAGGAGGTTAGGATTCGAAGGAAAGGCAGCAATGTGGCCACAGATGGATGGAAGCCTGGGGTTGAAGGGATTTGCTTTTGTGTCAACGATCGCAAGCACAAGGGCCGGAATTCTCTATTACAACAAAAAATagctttagaaaatataaaatgaaaagctattcatagcgggcgtggtggctgatggctgtaatcccagcactttgggaagctgaggcgggcagtttacctgaggtcatgagttcgagatcagcctggccaacatggtgaaaccccatctctactaaaaatacaaaaattagccagtcgtggtggttgGCGCCTATAATTCccgctacatgggaggctgaggcacgagaatcagttcaaccctggaggtggacattgcagtgagctgagatcgtgccattgcactccagcctgagtgacagagcgagactttcgtctaaaaaagaaaaaattgcagaCACTGGCACGCATCCATGTCCTGAGAAGAACCAGGTGGGGAGGGTGATGAGGAGGCTGGGGGGTGTGGAGGGATGGATGAAGACTGAGAGGGAGGAGATTCAAGGCTCCCCGGGAGGGTGATGAGGAGGCTGGGGGGTGTGGAGGGTTGGATGAAAACTGAGAGGGAGGAGATTCAAGGCTCCCCGGGAGGGTGATGAGGAGGCTGGGGGGTGTGGAGGGTTGGATGAAAACTGAGAGGGAGGAGATTCAAGGCTCCCCGGGAGGGTGATGAGGAGGCTGGGGGGTGTGGAGGGTTGGATGAAAACTGAGAGGGAGGAGATTCAAGGCTCCCCGGGAGGGTGATGAGGAGGCTGGGGGGTGTGGAGGGTTGGATGAAGACTGAGAGGGAGGAGATTCAAGGCTCCCCAGGAGGCGGGAGGGAAAGGTCTTCATCTTGGACCAGGCGGGGTCCCCCCTCTGCTCCTGACTGCCACCGGGGAGGCTCTTTTCTGGGTGTGGAGAGTCCTCCAGGGGCCCTGGAGGCTGCTCTGGGGCCACACAGCACCACCCACATGGACTTCCTCCTACTGGTTGCTTCATTTTCCTCGGGGTGGCCGTGTTGATGTGGGGTTGCAGAGGCCTGGAGAGGGTGGTTAGGGGTGCCTCTGTGGGGGGTGGGAGAGAAGGTGCTGGAGTAGCTGAGATGCTCAGAGACCATGGAGGGTGAGATCCTGCCTGGAAGCCGGTATGGGTGGGGTAGTGGGGCTGGGTTTGGCATAGTGGGAGGGCAGGCAGGGGTGGTTTTCCTGGATACTCAGGGTTGCAGAGGACAGGACCGAAGGGTGAGCGGGGCACTCCAAGGGGTGTGGACAGTCACGTGGGTGGGGCAGGTGTGACAGTGGTGGGCTGGAGACCACAGGGCCTCCAGTGGAAGTGGGGGAATgatgcttgggaggcagagagtgGGTGAGAGGACCCACCCAGCTGCAGACCCAGGAGGACAGGGGACTTCCTTGCCTGGGGGATGGGGTCCTCCATGATGTTGGGGCTCCAGAGGGCCAGGGAGGGGAGTAGCCCCCGGGGAGACACACGGGGTGAGGGTTTCTCTGTGAGCCGTGCCCATCACCTCTCTGGGACTGCTTGGTGGGGTGAGAGGAGCCCGACTTGCTGCTGAGGCCTCGCAGGCCGTTCCCCGCTGCCGCGGCTGCCATCTCCTCCTGCGCCTCTGGTTGGTTCTGGCCCCTCTAACTGGACCTGTCTGTCTGAAGGTGGACCAGGTGCTCTGAGGCTGGCGTACAGACACAGCACGTGCGACCGAGTGGCGTTGGTCCGACACCACGGGGCATGGGGATACGTGTGCAACCAGCAGTGGACGCTGGCAGAGGCCTCTGTCGTGTGCAGGCAGCTGGGCTGCGGCCCTGCCGTGGGCGCCCCCAAGTATGTCCCGCTGCCTGGAGAGATGGCCCAGCCCTGGCTTCACAACGTGTCCTGCCGGGGCAACGAGTCCTCCCTCTGGGAGTGCAGCCTTGGCTCATGGTGCCAGAGCCCGTGCCCCCACGCATGGGTGGTGGTCGCGCTGTGCTCCAGTAAGTAGGGAGGAGTGAAGGGGGcggggctgaggaggaggaggagtgggaggacgaggaggaggactGGGAGGACGGCAGGTCTCGGAGACGGGCGGGGAGGCTGTGGGTCTGGAGCTCTCTCTGGGAGGGGCTCCTCTCTGGGCACCGGGACCATCCTGACTGTTAAGATTCAGCTGTGGAAAAACCAACGCCAGGGAGAGTCAGAGAGTGGAGGAAGGAAGCAGAGTGCGGCCCAGGCGTGGGGGAGGCAACAGCCGAGCGGGGGCGGGGTCTGTGGACGCCTGAGGCCCACACAGGTAGCTGATCATGGTTTCTTAGACAAATGACAGACAGGTACACGCTTTCCCTTTGAGGTCTGGCTCGAGGGTCCTCAGCTGTCCCTCACATTTTATGTGGCTGTGAGGACCCCCTCATAGCGTCCTGCCTCTGAAGCTGAACCACCTGGCCAGGACCTCCTACCATTTTGGGGCCCAGTGTGAACGGACCCTGCGGGGACCCTTGTTTCAGGAGACCGGCAGCAGAGCATGAAGCTGGGCACAGGGGTCTCTCTGAGCCCAGGGCCCTGTGTGACTGCCCGGTCACCTGCCCCTGAAGCTGGCCCTGGCTCAGCCCATCACTGTCCTCCCTGAAAAAGGAGCTGCCGAGTGACCATGCGGCCAGCTGGGTCCATACCTTAAGGAGGACCGGCCTGTGCTCCACAGACGGCACTTTCCGGGAGCTCCGGCTGGTGAAGGGCCGCAGTCCCTGCACGGGACTCCCCGAGATCAGAAACGTGAATGGGGTGGACCGCCTCTGTGGCCTGCATGTGGAGGAGGCCATGGTGTTCTGCCGGGAGCTGGGGTGCGGCCCTGTGCTCCAGGCCCCCCGCCGGGACGTGGGCGTCGTCAGGAAGTACCTGGCCTGCAGGGGTACCGAGCCCACCATCCGCAGCTGCAGACTGGACAACAACTTCCGCAGCGGCTGCGACCTGCGGCTGGATGCAGAGGTGGACTGCTCAGGTGAGGCTGCCACCTGATGTTCCCGGTGACCCTTGGGATGATGCTGGGCCTGGAcctggggagggcagggagaaGGGGGGTGGGCGTTCCCACGGATGGGCCCCCCTGTCCTGCATGAGACATTGGGCGCAGAGGTGGGAAAGGGCCTCAGCTCTCACGCTGGTTCTCAGCAGAGCGGAGCTGAGTTTCTGGTGGCCCCACAGAGGTGTCCTGGCTCAGAACCCGCAGGCCATCTAGGGGTCCTGGCTGCCGCTGCAAGTCTGAGCCGCCTCAGCTGTGATCTCTGCATGTCTAACATGGATCGGGGTTGGGTAGAGGTCACTTCTTCCCAGCCCTGCCTCAAGTGTGTGTGAGCTGCACTGGTCTCACAGCTCCTGGCCTTGTTGTGCATATGAGGAGCAGCTGAAATGAGGTGGATAGTCTGCCTGCTGCGGTACCCCAGAGAGGGTGGTGCTCAGTGGACCAAGGGGTGCCCTGACCTCACCTCTGGGATTGCAGAGGGTGTTGCTGTCATGGCCCCGGACAGGCAGAGGCTGTGAAATACGTGGGCACTTGCAGCAggtgaccctgaccctgaccttgGTGATGCGGCCAAGGACGTCTGCTCTGCTCTGGGTGCCGGGTGGAAGGGCCTGTGGCTGCAAGTTCCTGCCTGTGCTTGGCAGACCCTCTGCCTAGATGCAGGTGATGGCCCCTGGCTGAAGCCTTCTGCAGTCTGAGGCTCAGGGCCAGGCTGTTGACCTGAGAACACCTGTCTCCTGCCTGAGAGGACGTCTGCCCCCAGGACACACCGAGGCCCGACTGGTGGGCGGCGAGCACCCCTGCGCCGGGCGCCTGGAGGTGAGGCGGGGCCTGACCTGGGGCACCGTCTGTGATGCGGACCTGGACCTGGCCACGGCCCACGTGGTGTGCCGGGAGCTGCAGTGCGGGGCGGTCGTGTCCACACCCAAGGGCGCCCGCTTCGGCCGGGGCTCGGGGCCGGTGTGGACGGAGGCCTTCCGCTGTGTGGGCAACGAGTCGCTGCTGTTCCACTGCCCGCGGGGGCGTGGGAGCCAGTGTGGGCACGGCCACGACGCGGGGCTCAGGTGCTCAGGTGAAGTCCTGTGTGTGGGCTCTGAAGGCTCAGCCCTGCCTTGTTCTCTGTCAAATCCCTTCGTGCCCTAAAGGTGCCTCTGGCCAGTAGGTGTGGGTGCTTTTGATGTTTGCTTCTGTTGGTTGAAAGAAGCGCAGGGAAGAGACTGGGTGTAGAGTGATGTACCCCAAGGCTGCAGCTAAGATCAAATTCTTCTGGAGAGCTGTGTGAGCTGGATGCTGATGCAGAGGAGGGTGGGGGAGCTGGTGAGACCAAGGCTGGGCTCTGTGCCCATCCCACTGGGTGTGAAGGAAGGAAATGACCACAGACAGCCATGTTCTGGgtcagctgtctgcaagccaggctGACTCCTCCTCTCCCCCAGAGTTCAGGATGGTCAACGGCAGCAGCAGCTGTGAGGGCCGCGTGGAGCTCCAGGTGCAGGGGTCCTGGGCACCCCTCTGTGCCACCCACTGGGACATAGCAGATGCCACCGTCCTCTGCCACCAGCTCAACTGTGGCAACGCGGTGGCCGCACCTGGAGGAGGCCATTTTGGGGACGGGGACGCTGCCATCTGGCCTGACGCCTTTCACTGTGAGGGGACAGAGCCCTACTTGTGGAATTGCCCAGTAAGCACCCTGGGGGCCCCGGCCTGTGCCCCGGGAAACACAGCCTCCGCGGTCTGCTCAGGTGGGTGCAGCCAGGACGGTGGACCAGGAGGGTGAGTGAGAGGCATGGACAGAGGAGTGCAAGGAAGGACAGAGGGGGCGGAGAGGTACGGGCCCTGCTGGGGGGTGGTCCTGGGTCCCTCGCGCTGACATCTTGGGCCCCTGTGCGTCCCCATCCCCAGGTCTGCCCCACGCCCTGCGACTGAGGGAAGGACAGAGCCGCTGTGACGGCCGCGTGGAGGTCTCCCTGGATGGCGTGTGGGGCCGCGTCCTGGACGATGCCTGGGACCTGCACGGCGCGGGCGTGGTGTGCCGGCAACTCGGGTGCGGAGGGGCCCAGCAAGCCTATGACGCACCTGCCCCCAGCCGCGGATCCGTCCAGGTGGCGCTGAGCCGCGTGCGCTGTCTGGGCACCGAAACCCGCCTGACTCAGTGCAACGTGTCCGCGACCCTGCAGGAGCCCGCGGGGACCTCGCGGGACGCCGGCGTGGTGTGCTCCGGTGAGGGCGGAACCGCGTCCCCCATGGCCCGTCGCCACGGGATCCCGGGCGCCCTGACTCTGTCTCTCCACAGGGAGCCTCAGGGTGCGGCTGGCCGCGGGGCCGGGGCGCTGTGCGGGGCGCGTGGAGGTGCTGCACGGGGGCGCGTGGGGCACCGTGTGTGGCGATGACTGCGACCTGCGGGATGCGCACGTGGTCTGCAGGCAGCTGGGCTGTGGCCGCGCCCTGAGCGCCCTGGGGGCCGCACACTTCGGAGCCGGGGCAGGGCGCATCTGGCTGGACGAGCTGGGCTGCCAGGGCCACGAGTCTGCGCTGTGGCAGTGCCCGTCGGCGGGCTGGGGGCGGCACGACTGCAGGCACAAGGAGGACGCCGGCGTCTTCTGCTCAGGTGAGCGGCCGTTGGGTACGGAGTGATCATGCTGTTTTATTACGTACCGTCATGCGCACTTGCTTTCCAGAACAGCATCAAACTATCGGGAGCTGTTCTCTTCCCTGAATGCAGAACTTCCACAGTGGATTGGGTGAGGTTCCTCTTGGTATAGTAAGTGCTACCGGACAAAGTACTTTGGTTCCGTGCACCTGGGGAGCTGGTCAGCTTCCTGTCGCAGGTTGGCCCTGGGGCAGCCCCACCTGGGCTCATTTTCCGCCGTCACCAGCTCAAGTGCGCTTGAAGTTTCCATCcggaattcatatatatataaaattatatatttttaaaatattttatatttatttaaatattgattgattgattgattgattttgagacggtctcactgtgttgcccaggctggagtgcagtggccccatcaccggtcactgcagtcttgacctcctgtaGTCCAgggatccttcagcctcagcctcccaagctgctgggactacagaagtgaGGCACTGCCACTGGCTTCAGATTCTTAATTTTGATCCATATTTTGGTGTACTGGAGAACTttttgcagactttttttttttttttgacaagatcttggtcaggctggagtgcaatggtgcaatcttgactcagtgcaacctctgcttcctgggctcaaaccatcctcctgcctcagcctcccaagtagctgggactacgcacatgtgccaccatgtctggctaatgtttatttttgtagagatggagtttcaccatgttgcccaggccggtctcaaactcctggactcaagcaatccacctgcctcagcctcccaaagtgttgggattacaggtgtgagccaccgcacctgaccattTTGCAGACTATTTTTGAGATGGTGGatgagctttattattattattattattattcacacATACCTGAGTGTCTTTGTGTTCTGATCTTGTCCAGGTGTGGTCATTCTTGGGTGATGGAATTTTGTCATTTTGGGGGATGGGTTCTCTGGAGAAGCCTGTGAGTGGGTCACGGGCTGCCCACCTGACCTGCGGTCTCCTGAGTGGGTCACAGGCTGCCCACCTGACCTGCGGTCTCCCAGGGTATTTCCAGGCAACCCTGGGGGAGAGGCTGGAAGCTGGCAGAGTTTCTGGCAGCTTATCCAAGTGTGGGCTCTTCTCATTgattttggtttatattttactttaggaACACTTTCTTCAGCGATATCTTGGATTATTACGTTTATTTCAATTACTGTGTTCTTTGTATGCAATGCTGGAGTCTCGTGAGTTTGAGTCTTCCCTATGCTTCTGAAATTAATTTTGGCATGACTCTTTCCGCAGGCATTCTTGGGGTGTTTCTCCAGGTGGCACCCACGTCACAATCTGCGTTTCTGTCGATTCTGCTCTTCAGTCCTTTGGTGTAACATTTCGCCCTCCTCACCTCGTCCATCATctcatttttgtgtctttattctcGGCAGCTTGTTTTCTCCTAATGACATGATGCTCTGCTCTCATAAAAGGTCCATCTTTTTCTGGCATCTCAGTGAGAATGACAGGTCATTTTCTAGAACATTCTGCTGGTTTCCGTGGAAAGTGGCTGATGTTAGCCCTTCCTCTGCATCTTCCATGTGGTCCTTGCTCTCTGGTTTGCAGCATTTTCCTCCGGTGGctgctttatttgtttttctgtgaagcTTCATTCTGGGGACCCCATCTGAGCTGGCATCTACAGGCACCCGGCAGTCAGACCATCTGCTGGAGCCAGCATGTTGGGCACAGCCAGTTCAATTCCTGGGGTTGCCTCTTTTTCACCTGGGTCTCAGCTATGCCTCGGTCACTTCTGGCCCCTCCAGGCTCCTCAGGGTCCCTGCCTGACAGGGCTGCATCCCCAGGGTGGGGCGGGGCACTCGTGGCTCCTGCTGTCCCAGGTGTGGGCAGGTGGACAGGCAGGCCGTGGAGCCCTGCTCAGCTCTGGGCCACCCACATGGCCTGCATTTTGTGCCTATGCTGCTGCTTTGCCCAAGGTCCTGTGCATACGTCCAGGGTACAAACTTTGATTGTTTTGGGAAACCAGATGGGACTGTTCATATCTGAGGGGCAGAAGctattttaaagaagaattagaaCAGTAATTTCTAGACATAGGTAGaagatttcttttgatagacTTACAAAAATACTATATTGCTAATATCTGAGAGAATGAGATATAAAGTATGTTACATGTTATTAAAATTTGAgtccaaaaaattagaaagaaaaaaccatctgtaatcccaacacccaGAGATAAAGCCATCGTGAATGCGTAACATATGTGAAATTAATGCTGAGTAACCAGCCCTGCCACAGGCAGCAGCAGCAATGTGTGTGGCTCCGACCTCTGTGGTCATTGCCTTTGGCTGTGCTCTGCTGCTGGTTCTCTGTCCCAGCCGGGCTCCCTTAGTGCCTTCGGTCACTTGATGGTTAGGTGGAGCCCTGCTTCGGGGCCCTGGCTGAAGGCAGGAGTAGTGGAGGCTCTGTTTCTGTCATGATCCAGCCTTGGTTCCAAAAATGATAGCAGTGTCAGCCTAGGAACAGGCACAGAGTCTCAGACCCTATTCCTTGACCCAAGTCCCAAGCCAGCCGTGATTCAAGGACTGGGGCACAGACTCAGTGAGAGGGTGTGGAAACAGGCAGGGGATACTTATGGACACTTTTGTATTCTATTACAGTGTATTTCTTTCCAGTATTCTTTCTAAGCTTATTTTAATTAGATATGATCCTATCAGATGTGATTCATACCCAATGTTCTCCAAGTATCCTGGTATAGGTATTTTAAAAGCGTTATTACAGTGCTCCATGGCGCAGCTTTAAAGGATTGTCTAACATGCCATTAGGTGACCATATTAGTCTTTTGGACTTTACACTGCTCCAAGGGTAACATTGAACATATTTGGGCACTGATCACTCAGGACCAAAGCTATCTCTGAACATGGGACtgaggtacacacacacacacagacacacacacacacttaaataaTTACTGCAGTCAAGCTAATGAACATTCCACCATCTCACAAAGTTACGTTTGGTTTTGTGGtaagagcacctaaaatctacttTCCTAGCAAACTTCCAGtgtacaatgcaatattattaacTACATTCCTCCTGCTGTATGTTGGGTTTCTAGATTTATTCATCCTGCACAGTTGTGTACCCTTTGACCTTCATCTCCCCATTCCCCCACCACCTGCCCCTGGTAACCACATTCTATTGTTTTTacgtatttgacttttttttttttttgctcccatATGTAAGTGGGATCATGCAGAATTTGTCTTTCCattcctggtttatttcatttaacataatgtcctccaggttcatccatgttgtcacggATCACATAATTTCCTTCTTATTTGaggctgaacagtattccatagcatctatgtaccacatttctgttttctttttttaaattgacaatcTTTGTACATCTCTATGGGGTTCATAGTGGTGTTTCAATCCATATAATGTGTAGTGATAAGATCAGGGTAATTGGCAAAGCCATCATCTCAgacatgtatcatttctttgtgttgggaacattcaatatcctccttccaGCGATTTGAAACCATATAATATACTGTTAATTacagtcatcctacagtgctatagaatgctagaatttattcctcttatccagctgtaattttgtatctttacagATCTCCTcttatccctccctcccccaacccttccCAACCACTAGTATCCTCTGTTCTGCTTTTCACTTCTAGGAGATCAACATTTTTAAGcttccatttatgagtgagaacatgtgctatttAGCTTTctagcttgtttcacttaacacagtgtcctccagttccatccgtattgctgcaaatgatgggattttattgtttttttaatggctgagtaacTCCATTGTGTACATGCTGTATTTTCTCTATCCATGTATCTGTTGTTGGACATTACACtcattccacatcttggctattgtcaatagtgctgtgGTGAACCTGGGTGCTGTGGTGAACCTGGGCGCTGCGGTGAACCTGGGTGTGCAGTGAACCTGGGCGTGCAGTGAACCTGGGTGTTGAGGTGAACCTCGGTGTGCAGTGAACCTGGGTGTTGCGGTGAACCTGGGTGTGCAGTGAACCTGGGTGCTGCAGTGAACCTGAGTGCTGCGGTGAACCTGGGCATGCAGTGAACCTGGGCATGCAGTGAACCTGGGTGCTGCAGTGAACCTGGGTGTGCAGTGAACCTGGGCGTGCAGTAACCTGGGTGCTGCAGTGAACCTGGGCGTGCAGTGAACCTGGGCGTGCAGTGAACCTGGGTGCTGCGGTGAACCTGGGCGTGCAGTGAACCTGGGCGTGCAGTGAACCTGGGCGTGCAGTGAACCTGGGTGCTGCAGTGAACCTGGGTGCTGCGGTGAACCTGGGTGCTGCGGTGAACCTGGGCGTGCAGTAACCTGGGCGTGCAGTGAACCTGGGCGTGCAGTAACCTGGGCGTGCAGTGAACCTGGGCGTGCAGTGAACCTGGGTGCTGCGGTGAACCTGGGCGTGCAGTGAACCTGGGCGTGCAGTGAACCTGGGTGTGCAGTGAACCTGGGTGCTGCGGTGAACCTGGGTGCTGCGGTGAACCTGGGCGTGCAGTAACCTGGGTGTGCAGTGAACCTGGGCGTGCAGTAACCTGGGCGTGCAGTGAACCTGGGCATGCAGTGAACCTGGGTGCTGCGGTGAACCTGGGCGTGCAGTGAACCTGGGTGCTGCAGTGAACCTGGGTGCTGCGGTGAACCTGGGTGCTGCGGTGAACCTGGGCGTGCAGTAACCTGGGTGTGCAGTGAACCTGGGCGTGCAGTAACCTGGGCGTGCAGTGAACCTGGGCATGCAGTGAACCTGGGTGCTGCGGTGAACCTGGGCGTGCAGTGAACCTGGGCGTGCAGTGAACCTGGGCGTGCAGTGAACCTGGGTGCTGCAGTGAACCTGGGTGCTGCGGTGAACCTGGGTGCTGCGGTGAACCTGGGCGTGCAGTAACCTGGGTGTGCAGTGAACCTGGGCGTGCAGTAACCTGGGCGTGCAGTGAACCTGGGCATGCAGTGAACCTGGGTGCTGCGGTGAACCTGGGCGTGCAGTGAACCTGGGTGCTGCAGTGAACCTGGGCGTGCAGTGAACCTGGGCGTGCAGTGAACCTGGGCGTGCAGTGAACCTGGGTGTGCAGTGAACCTGGGTGCTGCAGTGAACCTGGGCGTGCAGTGAACCTGGGTGCTGCAGTGAACCTGGGCGTGCAGTGAACCTGGGCGTGCAGTGAACCTGGGTGCTGCGGTGAACCTGGGTGTGCAGTGAACCTGGGCGTGCAGTGAACCTGGGTGCTGCGGTGAACCTGGGCATGCAGTGAACCTGGGCGTGCAGTAACCTGGGTGCTGCAGTGAACCTGGGCGTGCAGTGAACCTGGGTGCTGCAGTGAACCTGGGCATGCAGTGAACCTGGGTGCTGCGGTGAACCTGGGTGTGCCGTGAACGTGGGTGCTGCAGTGAACCTGAGTGCTGCGGTGAACCTGGGCGTGCAGTGAACCTGGGCGTGCAGTGAACCTGGGTGCTGCAGTGAACCTGGGTGCTGCAGTGAACCTGGGTGTGCAGTGAACCTGGGCGTGCAGATGTGTCTGCTGggctgatttcatttcctctggGTCTATacacagcagtgggattgctggattgtgtaGTAGCTCTAGTTTAAATTTTCTGAAGAAGCTCTATACTGTTTCTATAACTGATCTCAGTGCTGGGACCCCTTGAGCTTAGCCCCCTCCTTCTGAGACTGCCCATGGTGCCCAGGCAGGGCACTCCCTGGCCTGACTGTGCTTGCCTTGCAGAGTCGGTGGCTCTGAGGCTGCGAGGTGGGACCTGCTGCTGTGCTGGGTGGCTGGA is from Pan paniscus chromosome 8, NHGRI_mPanPan1-v2.0_pri, whole genome shotgun sequence and encodes:
- the LOC103785691 gene encoding LOW QUALITY PROTEIN: scavenger receptor cysteine-rich domain-containing protein SCART1 (The sequence of the model RefSeq protein was modified relative to this genomic sequence to represent the inferred CDS: inserted 1 base in 1 codon; deleted 1 base in 1 codon), with protein sequence MRAALWTLGLGPLLLNLWAVPIGGPGALRLAYRHSTCDRVALVRHHGAWGYVCNQQWTLAEASVVCRQLGCGPAVGAPKYVPLPGEMAQPWLHNVSCRGNESSLWECSLGSWCQSPCPHAWVVVALCSNGTFRELRLVKGRSPCTGLPEIRNVNGVDRLCGLHVEEAMVFCRELGCGPVLQAPRRDVGVVRKYLACRGTEPTIRSCRLDNNFRSGCDLRLDAEVDCSGHTEARLVGGEHPCAGRLEVRRGLTWGTVCDADLDLATAHVVCRELQCGAVVSTPKGARFGRGSGPVWTEAFRCVGNESLLFHCPRGRGSQCGHGHDAGLRCSEFRMVNGSSSCEGRVELQVQGSWAPLCATHWDIADATVLCHQLNCGNAVAAPGGGHFGDGDAAIWPDAFHCEGTEPYLWNCPVSTLGAPACAPGNTASAVCSGLPHALRLREGQSRCDGRVEVSLDGVWGRVLDDAWDLHGAGVVCRQLGCGGAQQAYDAPAPSRGSVQVALSRVRCLGTETRLTQCNVSATLQEPAGTSRDAGVVCSGEGGTASPMARRHGIPGALTLSLHREPQGAAGRGAGACAGRVEVLHGGAWGTVCGDDCDLRDAHVVCRQLGCGRALSALGAAHFGAGAGRIWLDELGCQGHESALWQCPSAGWGRHDCRHKEDAGVFCSESVALRLRGGTCCCAGWLDVFYNGTWGAVCSNALKDLSLSIICKQXGVWGVGLAGEQALPLCGHRDRLGGQHRVLQAAQLHSVAMPFPPMAPALLRPSRAGLSEDRPQAAGEPLNCSSSLGCPEEGALRVRGGEDRCSGRVELWHAGSWGTVCDDGWDLADAEVVCRQLGCGRAVAALGAAAFGPGSGPVWLDEVGCRGSEASLWGCPAERWGRGDCAHKEDAGVRCWAPPLAPPPAHKAWALPEITCLVLGSLLGIISLFLGTQWCRRRAACRGWEMSGHLSSEGVYEDVGDFPMGEKDEGPAASADLGLEEDYDDGGEPEDGAGEEAEEASVLLSPAGVHLCALASTVLFLLYCSDAEGTALASAYIERTESCCSCVRDFLSCLRPEAVGLLAVLSKLRLPVGRCGLREVVGPYLGYFCSCAVSFQHLVPVGCRRGPGQPRSL
- the LOC134731153 gene encoding mucin-3B-like, with product MPRFTAAPRFTARPGSLHTQVHRSTQVHCTPRFTARPGSLQHPGSLHAQVHCSTQVHCTPRFTARPGSLHAQVHCTPRFTAAPRFTARPGSPQHPGSLHAQVHCTPRLLHAQVHCTPRLLHAQVHRSTQVHRSTQVHCSTQVHCTPRFTARPGSLHAQVHRSTQVHCMPRFTARPGYCTPRFTAHPGYCTPRFTAAPRFTAAPRFTAAPRFTARPGSPQHPGSLHAQVHCTPRLLHAQVHCTPRLLHAQVHRSTQVHRSTQVHCTPRFTARPGSLHAQVHRSTQVHCTPRFTARPGYCTPRFTARPGYCTPRFTAAPRFTAAPRFTAAPRFTARPGSLHAQVHCTPRFTAAPRFTARPGSLHAQVHCSTQVHCSTQVHCMPRFTACPGSPQHSGSLQHPGSLHTQVHRNTQVHCTPRFTSTPRFTARPGSLHTQVHRSAQVHHSTQVHHSTIDNSQDVE